From the genome of Myxocyprinus asiaticus isolate MX2 ecotype Aquarium Trade chromosome 39, UBuf_Myxa_2, whole genome shotgun sequence:
TCCCAAAAAGTTTGAGGACCATCAGGGTGTATTTTGGCAAAactcagatgagccttaatgttcttctgggttagcagtggttttcgtctcaCCACtattccatggatggcatttttggccagtgtctttctgatagtggagtcatgaacagtgaactTTATCAAtacaagagaggcctgcagttccttggatgttgtccttggcttttttgtgacttcctggatatGTCATTGCTGTGCTTtaggaggaattttggaaggttgacCACTTCTGGGAAGATTCACTaatgtgccaagttttctccatttggagataatggctctcactgtggttctttggggtcccagagcctttgaattAGCTTTGTAAcctttcccagactgatgtatttcaatcaccttttcccTTATAATTTCTGGactttctttcgaccttggcatagtgtgctactgggtgagaccttttagccaacttcatgcttctgaaaaagttctatttaggtgttgatttgattgaacagggttgGCAgcaatcaggcctgggtgtgtctagtccagctgaaccccattatgaatgcagtttcatagatttggggatttagtaactaaggggcaaatgctttttcacacaggcccagttggtattggataacttttttgcttcaataaataacattatcatttaaaaactgtattttgtgtttactcagattgcctttattttatgttagattttgtttgaatttttgaaacaatttagtatgagatatacacaaaaacagaagaaatcaggatgggggcaaatacttttaccagcactgtgtatgtatatacagttcaTCTTAGTACAGTGCACTGTTAGTTACATAAAGATCTTGTATTTTTGCTTTTACAGCTGTCAAAGATTTTTCAGAAAGATGCTGATCAAGAGATGGAGATGCGGACAGAGATCCAGAACATGAGGATGGAGCTGTCCACCATCAGCATGATGGATGAGTTCGCCAGATATGCTAGGCTGGAGCGCAAAATCAACAAGATGACTGATCAACTTAAGACGCTAGGTAATATGCGTGAGCTAGTTTTCCTGAGATGGGGGCACATGCATTACAAGTCTACATGCACAAAAGTTTGGCCAATGTAGTCATGGACAACACTGTTCTTGCAGTTGCAAACTATTTccagatgactgaaacagcagaAACAGTGAGCACTCTGTATGCGTGTGTTCTATGAGAAGCACTGCGCTAATGGACAGCAGAGCGCCTCTGAATACACAGTGAAACAGATACAGCATCAATGACTTTATTccttcatctgttcttcaaaatataatcaagtgtgtttcaCGCATCTTTGGTAGGTTGGTTTCAGTTAGCTTTAGTATTCATAAAGACAGACAATTGTCTCAGCAGCTGTCCTTCATGCCAATGTAGCCACATatttttccatccaagttgcgaatttaattaatacgaaaaaacataatattgcacaaacaatgtgtgaataaagctgcgtttccatcccatgtgttcaaaagaacaaaattgtcacttcaGCAGAAATTGTAGCCACCGTGACTTCTTTATTACTAAATTCTCTGTTTAGAACACactgacaaaacactgtaaagagcAATATGTGTATACCTCCATCCTTATGACTTTACCATGCTGATTGATTAGATCTTTTTCAAatgtgtcaataaacctgctcttcagcACAGTTGAAGTTTATATTTGACTTATTTGCTCTACAAactctacaggtgcatctcaataaattagaatgtcgtggaaaagttcatttatttcagtaattcgactcaaattgtgaaactcgtgtattaaataaattcaatgcacacagactgaagtagtttaagtctttggttcttttaattgtgatgattttggctcacatttaacaaaaacccaccaattcactatctcaaaaaattagaatatggtgacatgccaatcagctaatcaactcaaaacaccacacaaaggtttcctgagtcttcaaaatggtctctcagtttggttcactaggctacacaatcatggggaagactgctgatctgacagttgtccagaagacaatcattgacacccttcacaaggagggtaagccacaaacattcattgccaaagaagctggctgttcacagagtgctgtatccaagcatgttaacagaaagttgagtggaaggaaaaagtgtgaaagaaaaagatgcacaaccaaccgagagaaccgcagccttatgaggattgtcaagcaaaatcgattcaagaatttgggtgaacttcacaaggaatggactgaggctggggtcaaggcatcaagacacagacatgtcaaggaatttggctacagttgtcgtattcctcttgttaagccactcctgaaccacagacaacgtcagaggcgtcttacctgggctaaggagaagaagaactggactgttgcccagtggtccaaagtcctcttttcagatgagagcaagttttgtatttcatttggaaaccaaggccctagagtctggaggaagggtggagaagctcatagcccaagttgcttgaagtccagtgttaagtttccacagtctgtgatgatttggggtgcaatgtcatctgctggtgttggtccattgtgttttttgaaaaccaaagtcactgcacccgtttaccaagaaattttggagcacttcatgcttccttctgctgaccagctttttaaagatgctgatttcattttccagcaggatttggcacctgcccacactgccaaaagcaccaaaagttggttaaatgaccatggtgttggtgtgcttgactggccagcaaactcaccagacctgaaccccatagagaatctatggggtattgtcaagaggaaaatgagaaacaagagaccaaaaaatgcagatgagctgaaggccactgtcaaagaaacttgggcttccataccacctcagcagtgccacaaactgatcacctccatgccacgccgaattgaggcagtaattaaagcaaaaggagcccctaccaagtattgagtacatacacagtgtatgaacatactttccagaaggccaacaattcactaaaaatgtttttttttattggtcttctgatgtattctaattttttgaggtagtgaattggtgggtttttgttaaatgtgagccaaaatcatcacaattaaaagaaccaaagacttaaactacttcagtctgtgtgcattgaatttatttaatacacgagtttcacaatttgagttgaaatactgaaataaatgaacttttccacgacattctaatttattgagatgcacctgtatacaggcTTTGGATTTTTGAGACGCCGTTATTTCAGGATAACCAGAgtaacatttcagatgcgatgattggtctgctggttagtccagttatcaACTAGTTATTCagtcattacttttttgatgcgcatcttgtattcctaataaattaaaTAGCAGTTTATTCTgttaatgtgtttccatcatagttaatgcacatttatttttatcaaataaaaaatgtatttgataagCTTATACGTTTTAATGCGCATattggagattttattcacatcttagTGTTtacatccagcagtttttatacAATATcttaaaaatgtgcattaaaatacatcgatggaaacccagctacagtTATTGGACTTCCATTGCAAATGGAGCACAGCAAGAAGTAAGATACAACAGAGTTTTCAACAATTACTGAGTCTATAGACCATTTGAAGTGTTTCTTAAACAAATCTGCTATTGGAGCTTGGTTTGGCCACTTCCACCTACGATTTTAATATCCTGCTGATGATGTGATTGAGTGCACTGGCAGTCAGCGATGCTGTTTTTGAGTGATTACTGATTATAAGTTCAAAATTATTAAGTTTGAATGGTTCTTCCAACACAGTGGTCtcaataataacttttttttaacacttaAGGAATATACAGTACCTTCAAGAACATTACACCACTTACagcgcatccggaaagtattcacagcgcttcactatttccacattttgttatgttacagccttattccaaaatggattaaattaattattttcctcaattctacgaacaataccccataatgacaacgtgaaagaagtttgtttgaaatctttgcaaatttataaaaaaaataaaaaaaaataaaattacatgtacataagtattcacagcctttgctcaatactttgttgaagcacctttggcaccaattacagcctcaagtctttttgagtatgatgctacaagcttggcacacctatttttgggcagtttctcccattcttctttgcaggacctctcaagctccatcaggctggatggggagcgtcggtgcacagccattttcagatctctccagagatgttcaatcgggttcaagtctgggttctggctgggccactcaaggacattcacagagttgtcccgtagccactcctttgttatcttggctgtgtgcttagggtcattgtcctgttggaagatgaaccttcgccccagtctgaggtccagagcgctctggagcaggttttcaccaaggatgtctctgtacattgctgcattcatctttccctcaatcctgactagtctcccagtccctgccgctgaaaaacatccccacagcatgatgctgccaccaccatgcttcactgtagggatggtattggccaggtgatgagcggtgcctggtttcctccagacatgacgcttgccattcaggccaaagagttcaatctttgtttctcatggtctgagagtccttcaggtaccttttggtaaactccaggcgggctgtcatgtgccttttactgaggagtggcttccgtctggccaccctaccatacaggcctgattggtggagtgctgcagagatggttgttcttctggaagtttctcctctctccacagagaaatgctggagttctgtcagagtgaccattgggttcttggtcacctccctgactaaggcccttctcccccgatcgctcagtttggccaggcagccagctctaggaagagtcctggtagttccaaacttccatttacggatggagaccactgtgctcattgggaccttcagtgctgcagaaatttttctgtacccttccccagatctgtgcctcgatacaatcttgtctcggaggtctacagacaattccttggacttcatggcttggtttgtgctctgacatgcactgttaactgtgggaccttatatagacaggtgtgtcatcatgtccaatcaactgaatttaccacaggtggactccagtcaagttgtagaaacacctcaaggatgatcagtggaaacaggatgcacctgagctcaattttgagtgtcatggcaaaggcagtaaatacttatgtacatgtgttttttgtattttaataaatgtgcaaagatttcaaacaaattactttcacgttgtcattatggggtattgtttgtagaattttgaggaaaataatgaatttaatccattttggaataaggctgtaacataacaaaatgtggaaaaagtgaagcgccgtgaatactttccggatgcactgtaagtactTGTGTTTTCTGGTAATCTGGTCCAGTCATTTGctgaatgaaaaaaattatatacactgTCTAAAAACTGGACAAGCGTTGTACCAGAGATTTATTGCACAAAGGTTCTAGCTGCCATTATGGCAGTCTTCTGTAAGTATGTGTGAAATCAGTAGGCTTAGGTGATTTGATATCACATCGATGAGCAGCTTATTTAAGAAACAGCACTCTGAATACATGCAACTAAGAATTGAGGCGTCAACAAATATACAGTGGCATCAAAAATCTGGACACAAtgtgtgaatgtcattgcattaagtAATGAGGtatcaaaccaagtgccatttattaaagaaaaatagcacaagcacaattttcaagcaaaacatttagtttttaaggTTTGAATGACATCGGTTTTAATAAATATAagcttcaaaataaaaataaaatgtatacccttgtcaaatgaatgaagatttttagaaaaatatttcagctctgttggtcctcacattgcaagtgaatggtgatcagaactcagaaggcccaaaaagcacacaaaggtagcgtaaaagcaatccatatgactccagtgtttaaagccatatcttctgaagctgtatgatgtgtgggtgagaaaccgatcaatatttaagtcctttttactgaaACACATTCTGGTGTGAAAGTgactttcacttacacattcagCCACtgactggttggggctggtcaaaggtggagattgatagtaaaaaaggacttaaatattgatctctttcacacacacctgGCACATTACTTCAggggatatggatttaaccactggagtcatatggattacttttttgctgcctttatgtctttttataccttctgagttctggtcaccattcacttgcattgtgaggaccagcagagcttaaatatttttctgaaaatcttcatttgtatactgcaaaagaaagaaagtcatacatatctggcagaagggtgagtaaatgacaagagaatttcatttttgggtgaactatccctttaatgtgatgaactattaCTATGGTTACTCTTCTAGGAgacctgtgtgaacttaaggggaactgacttcatacatccattaaaaGTCTTCCACAAGCTGCTTAAAAACCATTGCAAAAATGCTCCAAAATgttaagttagttctgagaaaggtTTGTTTGGAGATGCTGCTTGGGTTGATATTTTGCTATCTAGCTTAATACAATGACACTCAAATTTTCTGAGGTCAAGAGAAAGTTATAAGTAGCTTCaggtttaaaaataaaagtgtgatATCTGATGACATACTTtgcatgtttgttgttttttcttcctcttcttaCAGTCAAATCAAGAACTGCACAGCAATCAAAAATGAAATGGACAGTGAAAATTGTATTTTACATTCTTCAGGTGGGtaagaaatatttttcatttgtttattagtTTTCTCTCATGAGATTATAATTAAGGGTGTATTATTCTGGTTTTTGCTGTGTTTATAGGCGGCTCTCATGATCTCTATCATATTGAAGTATTATGCTGAGCCGGTCACAGTGGTGCCCAGTAAATGGATTGCTCCACTGGAGAAACTAGTTGCCTTTCCATCTGGAGTCGCAGGTAAGTCCACTTTGGAGAAACAGTGGGATAAATTATTGACGTTGTAATAATACTTCATGTTGTAGTAAATATACTACATAAATAGTATGTAAAGAAGTTAGAAGTGTTAGGCctgtttcacaacacacacaagcAGCGCATAAAGGCCCCGGTAAACTTCATACAAAATCAAAGAGCAAACAGTgttttgtcatttcaaacaaaatctggccaaaacgcaGGTGTCTTTTAGTTCTTTTTGGTAGTTCGTAACCACTCGCCTGCaaaaactttcaggaaaactttgtactggctactaaacaccttcttactgccattggtccacatcattggtaggtgtgacctagagctccTCCTACTTTAAAGCTGACAGCTAATTCCAGGtacgttgttcagtcagtcaagatcaatTAACATGAAAACACTAGcttgcagagttattagcgagccgacctacatctgtacgattgttcgtgtagagacattttccaagaaagtgttgtttgtttaattagtctacagaaggaatcaaatctactcagataatttttaatttaacacTGTTGTTTGAAATACTGCTTCAACATGTGCtgtctgcagccgaaagccattcacacatctacctcttatcatcattctattgtctgtattctgcccattaacactcttttaacaCCCATTTCTGAAGTAGTATTAGTGTCATCATCATAAAGTATAATAGCAgtaacaaatatacagtatgtgcatattATGGCTGCATTTAGTGTGTGAgcacattagcaccatgaatgccaaatgtaaacatgacaaattacacttTATCTACTGCATAtcctactttaaatcatcattgtgtggttaaaacagcttcttttactgatcccATTTAAAATCTACTATAGATTGAAATGCTTCTCTGAAAGCCTCCCCCAGCAGCTTGGCTGGTGTCTGAATGCTCACAATAAATGTCATGTGTATTTCGTGCCTTTATTAACAGGTTACATCATTTACAGTGTGTGCATAAGCAGCACAACTCTGCATACCGTAATCTTAGTTTTCTGTACGTATCACAGcagaaaacatgttgaaaatacaCTGTAAATCAGTTTATTGACATTCTATTTGCTATATTGGCTTTTATGAAGcaaattaaagggattgttcacccacaaattacttactttcttctctggaacacaaacaaagatttaaaggATGTGTGATGTGctgttgtccatacaatgtaaattaATGGGGTCCAAAACCTTCAAGCTCCAGGCAGTATAGGAGtacaactcgagtggtttaatccatgtccccACATTTTGGGTaagagaaacagataaatttttaagtctttttttttttttttttcttcctataAATTTCCTctctcacattcttcttttgtttttggtgattcgcattctttgtgcatatcacctccaactgggcagggaggaacatttatagtaaaaaaaaaaaaaggactttaaaatgtatctgtttctcacccacacctatcatatctcttcagaagacattattaTACCAGGggtttttcaaactggggtccgcatgggggtgctagggggtccacagaaaatttcagaaaaaagtttaaaagcaCGTTATATAGGGATGaacaattaatcgtattttaactGCAATCACGGTTTCTGCCTCTTGCGGTTAAGCATAACCATCTGCGAttattagtgagctagcaaacatAAATTATtagccaggtaaagttgcaaattgttacTCATTTTTATTATAGGCTGTGTCTATGGATGacagaccaaatcacaagctTTTTTGAAATCAATTTTTTTACTCAACTGACCAATCacgctctcttcagaagttcgccactgaccaatcagtgtCACTTTTGAGCACGTGCTGAAATGCAGAGCCACAGTAGTTTGAGTATCGGATGTCTCATATGTGCGCCACTTTGATTACACAAGGTTCGCATCAGAAAGATGGAAAATGCTGACTTCGGAGACTGTATACGGAAGTAGGATGAAAATCAGGtgtctttcaaactgttctgagacccgTTTCCattagagttccattcattcaaaagcaTTGACAGTTAAAAGCCATTAAGATTCGTCAGCAAGTAAGCTGAATAAACTTTGTATGCAGCACAGTGTTACAGCAGTTCTGTACTCGATTGAAATGAGTTCTATCTCATGCTCTGATTGTGTACTATACAGAGGTTCAGAACAGCTGTGCTCCGAGTTCGGTTTCGTTTGTGCATGCTTTTAACGTGCGCTGACCAGATTTACTTCAATTGCACATTGCAAGTGCTTAAAAAATGTACAGGTGATGTAAAGGTGATTCTCccctgaacccccccccccccacacacacacccattggttatttcataatttatagttattattaaagGAAAAACTCAGTGTACTGCAATAAACACTAAAGAAAGTCACTTTATTTTCTATACAGACCCACAGCTTTTACAGAGAAGAAACGCTGCTGTGTGAAAGTACAACATGAGTTTGCTGTTGCAGTTACGTCTTCACTTATGCATGCGGCAGTGAACAGGCCTCATTGTCACACTATGCTAAATTTCTAAATCTTCTTTTTTTACTGCTTTTGTCTTAGGTGGTGTTGGGATCACATGCTGGCTAGTTGTCTGCAACAAGGTGGTCGCCATTGGTCTACATGCTGTCAGTTGAACTCATTAtcagtattatatcatgaatgTGCTGTAACTGTTTTCCTTTCCAATGTTTTCCAAATTACTTACTTAAAGCCACAGTCTGTGATGTGTACTATTCCTTTGACCATCATGAATGGTCCTTTAACATGCCGTTTGACAATTGTGTTCAAGTGCTGGTAATTACAGGTGTGTGCTAAAATGCAtacaaacaacaaaaatataaaaactgacATTTCAAATGTGATCATGCTTGTCACCAGCCCTTGTTCTTATGTCTcattcaaatttaatttaaaatatataagttTTCAAAATTTATAAATATTAGTCTGCCTGTCTCAAAATGGTCATCATTAAATTTATGCGCAGGTTAAAAGTACACATTTAGTTAGGAACTGCAGACATGTAAACATTCCCAGGCAAATTGCAAAACACTGGTGTTATAATCCAATTTGTAGTTtactattttttaatttatttttctctacttATTGTACCATaattgtaactttgatttttaatgtcaaagcattacacatttattgatgattgttTTATGTGCATGCATACCAGTATAAATGTGCAAAATGAAAAGGTGTCTACTGAGTTTGTTTACAAAACCGCTTTTTTGTATGATTCTTCATTCAAGAAGTTATAATTGCAATGTCCCTAAATTTAATCAGGTTGCATAAAAAAATTACTCTTGTCATACCCTTGTCATTTCACACTATCATGGTAGTTTTTGTGAACCCAACTGTCAGTTTTTGGACAAAGGACCTAATCAGACAACTCACCGTTTGTGTTTGGCTTTTCAGGTATTTTTCTAGTATGAATATTTGTAAAGTTGTGAGCTACATCTACACCGATCGgcaataacattaaaaccacctgcctaatgttgtgtaggtcccccttgtgctgccaaaacagcgccaacccgcactggatgttttttgtttttggcaccattcagggtaaattctagagaatgttttgcgtgaaaatcccaggagatcagcagttacagaaatactcaaaccagccaattggcaccaacaatcatccatgcaattatctaatcagccaataatgtgacagcagtgcagtgcataaaatcatgcagatacgggtcaggagattcagttaatgatcacatcaaccatcagaatgggaaaaaatttgatctcagttatttggaccgtggcatggttgttggtgccagatgggctggtttgagtatttctgtaactgctgatctccaacagtctctagaatttactctgaatggtgccgaaaacatccagtgagtggcagttctgcagatggaaacacttggagagtggtcaacagagaatggccagactgattcgaactaacaaagtctattgtaactcaggtaaccgctctgtacaattgtggtgagaagaatatcatgttcaaaatgctattctgagatgcgggttggcgctgttttggtggcacttgggggacctacacaatattaggcaggtgattttaatgttttggctgattgTTGTAAGCACAGTAACATAGTTGGATCAACATGTTATTAATATTGaattaagtaaaattaaaaattgaattaaaagATAGATTAAACACAAAATGCCAATCAAGAACCCCAGTGGATTTCAGTAGTTTAGGGGGATGCATTTCCCCCTACCAATGAGCATCCACCATAATAGAACATCACGGTATCAAAGAAGCAAAGGACTGAAACTTTATTATAACCtcatgcttattttttttttattttattttattttagtttaaagctgatgtaactttttctgtgttaaaagaCCTTCTATTCCAGCTGAATATACAGAGACAAccagccattcataggttaaattTCTTGAAAACTTTAAGTACTATCTTTCTGTGGCGCtttgaaaagtttgttttgagGGACCCGCTTAGCCCCAcaccaacaacgttactcaaccactTGTGTAAGTTGGGGGTGGGACCATCTCTTTGTTTGAGAAATGTCAAAAGGTGGGTATATTCAggaaactgttttgaaaacattgtttatttttgcaattccgtttggtggtgcagaaactacatacttcagctttaattatacagtatatgctttatAATAATCTTTCTTGCTCTTTGCATGTGTGTGATACCATTGCTGTGAAAGCTTCTTTGAAAGTGTAGGTTCCTATAAGCTAAAAACTACTAACTCCTATTTAGTAGATTGTAGTTTAACTCATGactgtagttaaactacagttaaGCTACTCTTTCATAAAAACAGTAGATAGCTAGCTAGCTACTAACAAAAGATAgcaaactacattgaagctatttaaagaagaaaatatgt
Proteins encoded in this window:
- the get1 gene encoding guided entry of tail-anchored proteins factor 1; the encoded protein is MVRTLLKSTFCSVFVLLKVDHTDEQKMAAGFNWFLVLSSVFLCNLVKSFLPAISSFLSKIFQKDADQEMEMRTEIQNMRMELSTISMMDEFARYARLERKINKMTDQLKTLVKSRTAQQSKMKWTVKIVFYILQAALMISIILKYYAEPVTVVPSKWIAPLEKLVAFPSGVAGGVGITCWLVVCNKVVAIGLHAVS